From a single Pseudoalteromonas nigrifaciens genomic region:
- a CDS encoding DUF1801 domain-containing protein, whose product MSLKTQANQITLVECLHNVETKREDEAKTLLALFTKVTNEQAVVWGKDIIGFGHYTYKHNSGSSEKWPLTGFSPRKTKLCIYIMPGFEDETIKTLLNQLGKHSLGKSCLYITNLAKVDLTILAQIITRSLNIMQQRYPQL is encoded by the coding sequence ATGAGCTTAAAAACCCAAGCAAACCAAATAACTTTAGTTGAGTGTTTACATAATGTAGAGACTAAGCGGGAAGATGAGGCGAAAACATTACTCGCCCTATTTACAAAAGTCACTAATGAGCAAGCCGTTGTATGGGGTAAGGATATTATTGGCTTTGGCCACTACACCTATAAACATAACTCTGGCAGCAGTGAAAAATGGCCACTCACTGGCTTTTCCCCGCGTAAAACCAAGCTGTGTATTTATATAATGCCCGGCTTTGAAGATGAGACGATTAAAACCCTACTTAACCAGTTAGGAAAGCACAGTTTAGGTAAAAGCTGTTTATATATTACAAACCTAGCTAAAGTGGATTTAACGATACTCGCGCAGATTATTACAAGGTCACTCAACATTATGCAGCAGCGCTACCCGCAGTTATAA
- a CDS encoding isopenicillin N synthase family dioxygenase produces the protein MQLPTVDYKADNAAAQFVESLRNTGFGVLKNHPIPQSLVESIYKNWQDFFNSDQKQDFLFSKDTQDGYFPPSVSEVAKGCKVKDIKEYFHVYPKGRVPAQLEADIREYYRLANEFAATLLSWVQAEAPADVRAKFSIDLKDMIANSEQTLLRILHYPPMTGDEEPGAIRAAAHGDINLLTVLPASNEPGLQVKNTEGGWLDVPSDFGCLIINIGDMLQEASGGYFPSTIHRVINPTGKASSKSRISLPLFLHPRPDVVLSERYTADSYLQERLRELGVK, from the coding sequence ATGCAATTACCTACTGTTGATTATAAAGCGGACAATGCGGCTGCTCAATTTGTTGAATCATTAAGAAATACCGGCTTTGGGGTATTAAAAAACCATCCAATTCCGCAATCTTTAGTTGAGTCTATTTATAAAAATTGGCAAGACTTTTTTAACTCAGATCAAAAGCAGGACTTTTTATTTTCTAAAGACACCCAAGATGGCTATTTTCCGCCTTCGGTATCTGAAGTGGCAAAAGGCTGTAAAGTTAAAGACATTAAAGAGTATTTCCATGTTTATCCTAAAGGCCGTGTACCTGCCCAGTTAGAAGCAGACATACGTGAGTACTATCGTTTAGCTAATGAGTTTGCAGCAACGCTTTTAAGTTGGGTACAAGCAGAAGCACCAGCAGATGTGCGTGCTAAATTTTCGATTGACTTAAAAGATATGATTGCTAATTCTGAGCAAACATTGCTGCGTATTTTACATTACCCACCAATGACCGGCGATGAAGAGCCAGGTGCTATTCGTGCAGCTGCGCATGGCGATATTAACTTGCTAACTGTATTACCTGCTTCTAATGAACCGGGTTTACAAGTTAAAAATACCGAAGGCGGTTGGTTAGATGTTCCTTCTGATTTTGGTTGCTTGATCATTAATATTGGTGACATGCTACAAGAAGCGTCGGGTGGTTATTTCCCTTCAACAATTCATCGGGTAATTAACCCAACAGGTAAAGCGTCTAGTAAGTCGCGTATTTCATTACCACTATTCTTACACCCTCGCCCAGATGTGGTGTTATCAGAGCGCTATACTGCTGATAGTTACTTGCAAGAGCGTTTACGTGAGCTTGGCGTTAAGTAA
- a CDS encoding bifunctional alpha/beta hydrolase/OsmC family protein, translating into MRQKVSFKSGDLKLAGQLELPSGEIKFYALFAHCFTCGKDIAAATRISRALTQQGIAVLRFDFTGLGNSDGDFANSNFSSNIQDLVAAANHLREHFGAPQLLIGHSLGGAAVLAAAEHIPEVSAITTIGAPSDAQHVAHNFKAHLDEINAAGEAKVNLAGREFTIKKQFIDDIAKYDKSHISKLKRALLVMHSPIDATVNISEAEKIYASAKHPKSFISLDNADHLLTNKNDADYAADIIATWANRYVNYDKTKYTAKLNNGSVLVEEKDHVFTQHVSTKEHTWLADEPLKAGGHNLGPDPYEHLLAGLGACTSMTLRMYASHKKLPLEHVKVELEHTRDYKKQDGDAEQTQGVEAITRKITLTGDLTPEQRARLLEIANKCPVHKTLHNNPLVISELVE; encoded by the coding sequence ATGCGACAAAAAGTATCTTTTAAAAGTGGTGATTTAAAATTGGCAGGACAACTTGAACTGCCCTCTGGTGAAATTAAATTTTACGCCCTATTCGCACACTGTTTTACCTGTGGCAAAGATATAGCGGCGGCAACACGTATCAGCCGTGCACTCACACAACAAGGGATTGCAGTATTACGATTTGATTTTACCGGCTTAGGTAATAGCGATGGCGACTTTGCCAATAGTAATTTCTCATCTAATATTCAAGACTTAGTAGCGGCCGCTAATCACCTGCGTGAACATTTTGGTGCGCCGCAGCTACTTATAGGCCACAGCTTAGGTGGAGCAGCAGTGCTGGCCGCTGCAGAGCACATACCAGAAGTATCGGCAATTACTACCATAGGTGCGCCGTCAGATGCACAACACGTAGCACACAACTTTAAAGCCCACCTAGATGAAATTAACGCAGCTGGCGAAGCTAAAGTAAATTTAGCAGGCCGCGAGTTCACTATTAAAAAACAATTTATAGACGATATAGCTAAGTACGATAAAAGCCACATAAGTAAACTTAAGCGCGCATTATTAGTAATGCACTCCCCTATTGACGCGACTGTAAATATTAGCGAAGCCGAAAAAATTTACGCATCAGCTAAGCACCCTAAAAGCTTTATTAGCCTAGATAACGCCGATCACTTACTTACTAATAAAAACGATGCCGACTACGCAGCAGATATTATTGCCACCTGGGCCAATCGTTATGTAAATTACGATAAAACTAAATATACGGCTAAATTAAATAATGGCAGCGTATTAGTAGAAGAAAAAGACCATGTATTTACTCAGCACGTAAGCACCAAAGAGCATACTTGGCTTGCCGATGAGCCACTAAAAGCAGGTGGCCATAACTTAGGCCCAGATCCGTATGAGCATTTACTCGCGGGGCTTGGCGCATGTACCTCTATGACACTGCGCATGTATGCGAGCCATAAAAAATTACCGTTGGAGCATGTCAAAGTTGAGCTTGAGCACACTCGCGATTATAAAAAACAAGACGGTGACGCAGAGCAAACCCAAGGTGTTGAAGCTATTACGCGTAAAATCACCTTAACGGGCGACTTAACCCCAGAGCAACGCGCGCGCTTACTCGAAATAGCCAATAAATGCCCAGTGCATAAAACCCTGCACAATAACCCGCTGGTGATAAGTGAATTGGTAGAGTAA